In the genome of Fulvivirga maritima, one region contains:
- a CDS encoding nucleotide sugar dehydrogenase, with protein MSKNLAIIGLGYVGLPLAVEFGKKVKVVGFDINKTRIEELKKGFDRTKEVDSDELNEAQNLTYSSDINDLNDVDIYIVTVPTPIDQYKKPDLTPLEKASATVGKSLKKGDIVIYESTVFPGCTEEVCVPILEEVSGLKFNDDFYCGYSPERINPGDKVHRLPSIKKVTSGSTPEVAEEVDQLYKTVITAGTHKASSIKVAEAAKVIENSQRDLNIAFVNELALIFDKIGIDTHEVLEAAGTKWNFLNFKPGLVGGHCIGVDPYYLTYKAESYGYNPQVILSGRRINDNMGMFVANKVIKLMTKKDNPINNSNILVLGITFKENCPDIRNSRVIDVIRELQGFGANVEVFDPEADKEEVKHEYDIDLIEKPNKKYNAIVLAVSHDEFKDLDMSSIAEENTAIYDIKGYWNRDLITARL; from the coding sequence ATGAGTAAAAATCTCGCAATAATTGGCCTTGGCTATGTTGGCTTACCACTTGCCGTTGAATTTGGAAAAAAAGTAAAAGTGGTGGGTTTTGATATAAATAAAACCCGAATAGAAGAACTTAAGAAAGGTTTTGACAGAACAAAGGAAGTTGATTCTGATGAATTAAATGAGGCTCAGAATTTAACTTATAGCTCTGATATTAATGATCTTAATGATGTAGATATATATATTGTAACGGTACCTACTCCAATAGATCAATATAAAAAACCAGATTTAACTCCTTTGGAGAAAGCGAGTGCTACAGTGGGAAAGAGCTTGAAGAAGGGTGACATTGTTATATATGAGTCTACTGTATTTCCTGGGTGTACTGAGGAAGTTTGTGTTCCTATACTGGAAGAGGTAAGTGGGTTAAAGTTTAATGATGATTTTTATTGTGGCTATTCTCCAGAAAGAATTAACCCGGGAGATAAAGTGCACAGATTACCTTCTATTAAAAAGGTGACAAGTGGAAGTACGCCAGAGGTGGCAGAAGAAGTGGATCAGCTGTATAAAACAGTTATTACGGCAGGTACACACAAAGCTTCTTCAATAAAAGTGGCTGAAGCTGCTAAAGTAATAGAGAACTCTCAGAGGGATCTTAATATAGCCTTTGTAAATGAATTAGCTCTTATTTTTGATAAAATAGGAATTGATACTCATGAGGTATTAGAAGCGGCAGGTACTAAGTGGAACTTCCTCAACTTTAAGCCAGGATTAGTAGGCGGTCACTGTATAGGAGTTGACCCTTATTACTTAACCTATAAGGCTGAAAGCTATGGGTATAACCCTCAGGTGATACTTTCTGGAAGAAGAATAAATGACAATATGGGCATGTTTGTAGCCAATAAGGTGATTAAGCTTATGACCAAAAAGGATAATCCTATTAATAATAGTAACATCCTTGTTTTAGGTATTACCTTTAAAGAAAACTGCCCTGATATTAGAAATAGTAGGGTAATAGATGTTATTAGAGAACTTCAGGGGTTTGGTGCTAATGTGGAAGTGTTTGATCCTGAGGCTGATAAAGAAGAAGTGAAGCATGAGTATGACATCGATTTAATAGAAAAACCAAACAAAAAGTACAATGCCATAGTTTTAGCTGTAAGTCATGATGAATTTAAAGATTTAGATATGAGCTCCATTGCTGAAGAGAACACTGCTATTTATGACATTAAAGGCTATTGGAATAGAGATTTAATAACAGCAAGATTATAA